From a single Meiothermus sp. Pnk-1 genomic region:
- a CDS encoding DUF11 domain-containing protein, whose translation MSAQRKTLYTLLLAFCALPLALGGVASAQKSVPAASQAVDLVGIVPGDQLGWEINRYEARLLVSKPTQVELWLYSPGFDPKDYRSAMRGAQELGDERYDKGQGALSASYSFAYFQQGRVLARKTYGLESHRWERFYSGRLEPGEYIFLSSFQGFGKNAFRLRVASQDPGAITIALNPTLKLEDIRLTRNVWMQVHGFQEVYTLEVHDEKGLRVGIYDGDGPKELELRLKNPDGSLSVLPVSGDREWVYFQIERPGRYTILARPGLQAKQYSNTIGLQFGRWVQISPDGTLAVRDPGPVQVEVVDTAGHPLKASYTLEGDAVRVVTLGPLPDGYRFVRAEVSGGRVVGVGKAQVGFPGGTVRFVLQGLAKPEPTPAKGTLEIQAVLVLPGGEVPYDLNLRVGERAVQLGGGSAKLALAPGTYPLKPEVSGASVEGPKEVTLRPGEARSLTYRVRPEVTLSLAPHELTLQSGEEAAFTLSARTAFPDFLPADLELALPAGLEALSTPRLTAPLSANQSATLTVRVRARERGIFTPEARLSPWGLAQAAQVTVRQPAAFTLQLEALKPAAAVGEEATYRLTVRNAGDLAGETAVELTPPSGLEVRPQRAQAVEIRLGPGQSWSLEFGGRVTPEAADTLSATARLADGTESKAEIRVLRPRATLTRRLEFSEAVPGEELTVTLKVENQGLAPLTYTLTDTPPESVIPLENPRWQGRLEPGQTQTHTYRVRVAFGPEGVGLFRATLHSDGGDQAASDTLRRRLVGLEQVAEPGVVVAGGEATFKARLSNPLARPLTLTLRENPVAGLGLEASALELTLAPGEARELTFPARPNLLGALENQVSAWLGTTPAASPATASLRVKPRLEPIRLSQIELPFSLEGQGERLLITQRPPSGATYEPGSSRLDGLPLPDPKVDAEGRLFWELPVKPRGTLSYTLRHRDALGALEEPTLTLRTGEREVFLKGTLSFAQAEKARPWQAGERQGFIREPQPGTVFREERIRVILELPLGPNPELYVNGEAATAQSLGKAQYDESTRVQRLEFYGLPLKPGLNRIELSAGELHDQVEVFLAGAPVRLLVRPLKLLADGRSPLEFELLAQDALGLPSGFGPLTVAAAGAEPLEPDAFPAEAGYQVLLKDGRAVLRLKPLSTPGQVRLELAYNNLQSAAEFFVPGSQATLYQYQGSIGLRVGQTVEAFGHARGYFELPLGQGRLQGALDAALGFDQGHPQLNGGLDRQVDPTGRFPLLGSGQEAKPALRSDDPIALRYDDPHFSLGYYADGLSVPGVSNLPAATALRGETRGDLSLKGFAALLPGTTRTREILPDGTRIYSLGEPVLSGSEKVVLLEGQQETVLERLKDYTLDYPSGTLTLAKPLWPTTPDFQPVRLRVTYAPENAPRDRIGFGAGLEYKSGGWRFGLGLAQLERLLWGAQVGYEAEGYGLQARYSFDGKSHWGFEGRLRQGGLEGQASLGVEDRVQGSARVAATLGSGGKIALEHVGSQQNQTALLYEQPLNPAFTVGAGLAYTWESESLGALLRGRYEGEGVSLQLTHTQPFRLEAQAVSRLDARYPLGANLDAEAGVSYTWGGGFSGSLGLKQKLGGANLALSYQLPGASGEGNRARFGLEAPLPLDEKWSLNLNAGYERSLSTGADGSAFGLAARYQSGEFSATAGSEVAFQNGQAKLTLRGGATGSLDPRQTLSLDATYQVLPTPEGRFTLAYALRGSDVTLLTYHRLQSGTERTLEGEAALSYYPASSFQLRPSLAYRILPDDGAGNTYQLGLGATYYLGRSFGIGGALYRTFTPALGAATWAWGLEGSYRLLEELWVAAGYTFGGGLTVREGFYVRLDVLGGSR comes from the coding sequence TTGAGCGCTCAACGCAAAACGCTCTACACCCTTCTGCTGGCGTTCTGCGCCTTGCCTCTGGCGTTGGGTGGCGTAGCCTCCGCACAAAAAAGTGTGCCCGCCGCGAGCCAAGCGGTGGATCTGGTGGGCATCGTGCCCGGCGACCAGCTGGGCTGGGAGATCAACCGCTATGAGGCTCGTCTCCTGGTGAGCAAACCCACCCAGGTCGAGTTATGGCTATACTCGCCCGGCTTCGACCCCAAAGACTATCGCTCGGCCATGCGCGGAGCCCAGGAACTCGGCGACGAACGCTACGACAAGGGTCAGGGAGCGCTCTCGGCCAGCTATAGCTTCGCTTACTTCCAGCAAGGGCGAGTGTTGGCCCGAAAAACTTATGGCCTCGAGTCGCACCGCTGGGAACGTTTCTATTCAGGAAGACTCGAGCCTGGCGAGTACATCTTTCTCTCGAGCTTTCAGGGCTTCGGCAAAAACGCCTTCCGGCTGCGGGTCGCATCCCAGGACCCAGGCGCGATCACCATCGCCCTCAACCCCACCCTAAAGCTCGAGGATATCCGCCTAACCCGCAATGTTTGGATGCAAGTCCACGGCTTCCAGGAGGTCTACACCCTCGAGGTGCACGACGAGAAGGGCTTACGGGTCGGCATCTACGACGGCGACGGCCCCAAGGAGCTCGAGCTACGCCTCAAGAACCCCGACGGCAGCCTCTCGGTGCTGCCGGTGTCGGGGGACCGGGAGTGGGTCTACTTCCAGATCGAGCGCCCTGGGCGCTACACCATCCTGGCTCGCCCCGGCCTTCAGGCTAAGCAGTACTCCAACACCATCGGCTTGCAGTTTGGCCGGTGGGTGCAGATCAGCCCCGACGGCACGTTGGCTGTGCGAGATCCCGGCCCGGTGCAAGTAGAGGTGGTAGATACCGCGGGCCACCCGCTAAAGGCCTCCTACACCCTCGAGGGCGACGCGGTGCGGGTCGTCACGCTGGGCCCCCTCCCCGACGGCTACCGCTTCGTCCGCGCGGAGGTCAGCGGGGGCCGGGTGGTGGGGGTGGGCAAGGCCCAGGTGGGCTTCCCCGGGGGCACGGTGCGCTTTGTGCTGCAAGGGCTAGCCAAACCCGAACCGACCCCGGCCAAGGGCACCCTAGAAATCCAGGCCGTGCTGGTGCTGCCCGGGGGCGAGGTCCCCTACGACCTCAACCTGCGCGTAGGCGAACGGGCCGTACAGCTCGGCGGCGGCTCGGCCAAGCTCGCGCTCGCCCCCGGCACCTACCCGCTAAAGCCCGAGGTCAGCGGGGCCAGCGTCGAGGGGCCAAAGGAAGTGACCCTGCGGCCAGGGGAGGCCCGCAGCCTCACCTACCGGGTCAGGCCAGAGGTGACCCTGAGCCTCGCGCCCCACGAGCTCACCCTGCAATCCGGAGAGGAAGCGGCCTTCACCCTCAGCGCCCGAACCGCCTTCCCCGACTTCCTCCCCGCCGACCTCGAGCTGGCCTTGCCCGCCGGGTTGGAAGCCCTTTCCACCCCCCGCCTTACCGCGCCGCTCTCGGCCAACCAAAGCGCCACCCTCACCGTGCGGGTACGGGCCAGGGAACGCGGGATCTTCACCCCCGAGGCCCGGCTATCCCCCTGGGGGCTGGCGCAGGCGGCCCAGGTGACCGTCCGGCAGCCTGCCGCCTTCACCCTCCAGCTCGAGGCCCTAAAGCCCGCCGCCGCGGTGGGGGAGGAGGCCACCTACCGCCTCACGGTGCGCAACGCCGGCGACTTGGCCGGGGAAACAGCCGTGGAACTCACCCCGCCCTCAGGCCTCGAGGTACGCCCGCAGCGGGCCCAAGCCGTGGAGATACGGCTTGGGCCCGGCCAGAGCTGGAGCCTGGAGTTTGGAGGTCGCGTCACCCCGGAAGCGGCGGACACCCTGAGCGCTACCGCCCGCCTGGCCGACGGGACCGAGTCGAAGGCGGAAATCCGGGTGCTGCGCCCCCGCGCCACCCTGACCCGCCGCCTCGAGTTCAGCGAGGCGGTCCCCGGCGAGGAACTAACGGTCACGCTGAAGGTCGAGAACCAGGGGCTGGCCCCCCTCACCTACACCCTCACCGACACCCCGCCGGAAAGCGTAATCCCCCTGGAGAACCCTCGCTGGCAAGGCCGGCTCGAGCCGGGGCAAACCCAGACCCACACCTACCGGGTGCGGGTGGCCTTCGGCCCCGAAGGGGTGGGGTTGTTCCGGGCGACTTTGCATTCGGACGGAGGGGACCAGGCGGCCTCCGACACCCTGCGCCGCCGTCTGGTGGGGCTCGAGCAGGTGGCCGAGCCAGGGGTGGTGGTGGCGGGAGGTGAGGCCACCTTCAAAGCCCGCCTGAGCAACCCGCTGGCCCGCCCCCTCACCCTCACCCTGCGCGAGAATCCCGTCGCCGGGCTGGGCCTGGAGGCCAGCGCGCTCGAGCTGACCCTCGCCCCGGGCGAGGCCCGAGAGCTCACCTTCCCCGCCCGGCCCAACCTCCTGGGTGCCCTCGAGAACCAAGTCAGCGCCTGGCTGGGCACCACCCCCGCTGCCTCCCCGGCTACCGCTTCCCTGCGGGTGAAGCCGAGGCTCGAGCCCATCCGCCTATCGCAAATCGAACTGCCGTTTAGCCTAGAGGGCCAGGGCGAGCGGTTGCTCATCACCCAACGCCCCCCGAGCGGGGCCACCTACGAGCCGGGCTCGAGCCGACTGGACGGGCTACCCCTCCCCGACCCCAAGGTGGACGCCGAGGGGCGGCTATTCTGGGAACTCCCGGTAAAGCCCCGCGGCACCCTCAGCTATACGCTGCGCCACCGCGACGCGCTGGGCGCGCTCGAAGAACCCACCCTGACCCTGCGCACCGGCGAGCGCGAAGTCTTCCTCAAAGGCACCCTGTCCTTCGCCCAGGCCGAGAAAGCCCGGCCCTGGCAAGCCGGAGAACGCCAGGGGTTCATCCGCGAACCCCAGCCGGGCACGGTGTTCCGGGAGGAGCGCATCCGCGTCATCCTCGAGCTGCCCTTGGGGCCAAACCCGGAACTATACGTAAACGGCGAGGCAGCCACCGCCCAATCGCTCGGTAAGGCCCAGTACGACGAGTCCACCCGCGTGCAGCGGCTGGAGTTCTACGGCCTGCCGCTGAAGCCGGGGCTGAACCGGATCGAGCTATCCGCCGGGGAGCTACACGACCAGGTAGAGGTCTTCTTAGCCGGGGCTCCGGTGCGGCTCTTGGTCCGCCCCTTGAAGCTCCTGGCCGACGGGCGCTCCCCCCTGGAGTTCGAGCTGCTGGCCCAGGACGCGCTGGGCCTGCCCTCGGGCTTCGGCCCGCTCACGGTGGCCGCCGCGGGCGCCGAACCGCTCGAGCCCGACGCCTTCCCCGCCGAGGCTGGGTACCAGGTGTTGCTCAAGGACGGGCGGGCGGTGCTGCGGCTCAAGCCCCTCAGCACCCCTGGGCAGGTGCGGCTCGAGCTGGCCTACAACAACCTGCAAAGCGCCGCCGAGTTCTTCGTGCCGGGTAGCCAGGCCACGCTCTACCAGTACCAAGGCAGCATCGGCCTGCGGGTAGGGCAGACCGTGGAGGCTTTCGGCCATGCGCGGGGCTACTTCGAGCTGCCCCTCGGCCAGGGCCGCTTGCAGGGAGCCCTTGACGCCGCCCTGGGCTTCGACCAGGGGCACCCCCAACTGAACGGCGGCCTCGACCGGCAAGTGGATCCCACCGGGCGCTTCCCCCTGCTGGGCTCGGGCCAAGAGGCCAAACCCGCCCTGCGCTCGGACGACCCCATCGCCCTGCGCTACGACGACCCCCATTTCAGCCTCGGCTACTACGCCGACGGCTTGAGCGTGCCGGGGGTGAGCAATCTGCCCGCGGCCACCGCCCTGCGCGGGGAAACCCGGGGCGACCTCAGCCTGAAGGGCTTCGCCGCGCTGCTGCCCGGCACGACCCGGACCCGGGAGATCCTCCCCGACGGGACCCGGATCTACTCCCTGGGCGAGCCGGTGCTTTCGGGAAGCGAAAAGGTGGTGCTGTTGGAGGGCCAGCAGGAAACCGTCCTCGAGCGCCTCAAAGACTACACGCTGGATTACCCCAGCGGCACCCTGACCCTCGCCAAACCGCTCTGGCCCACCACCCCCGACTTCCAGCCGGTGCGCCTGCGCGTCACCTATGCCCCGGAAAACGCCCCCCGCGACCGGATCGGTTTCGGGGCGGGGCTCGAGTACAAAAGCGGGGGCTGGAGGTTCGGCCTGGGGCTGGCCCAGCTCGAGCGGCTCCTGTGGGGAGCCCAGGTGGGCTACGAGGCGGAGGGCTATGGCTTGCAGGCCCGCTACAGCTTCGATGGAAAGAGCCACTGGGGGTTTGAAGGGCGCCTCCGGCAGGGAGGGCTCGAGGGTCAGGCCAGCCTCGGCGTGGAAGATAGGGTACAGGGCAGCGCCCGTGTGGCGGCCACCCTGGGCTCGGGGGGCAAAATCGCCCTCGAGCACGTAGGCAGCCAGCAAAACCAGACCGCCCTCCTCTACGAACAACCCCTGAACCCGGCCTTTACCGTGGGCGCCGGTCTGGCCTACACCTGGGAGAGCGAGAGCCTGGGAGCGCTCCTGCGGGGCCGCTACGAGGGGGAGGGGGTCAGCCTCCAGCTCACCCACACCCAGCCCTTCCGCCTCGAAGCGCAGGCGGTGAGCCGCCTGGACGCCCGCTACCCGCTGGGGGCGAACCTCGACGCGGAAGCGGGGGTGAGCTACACCTGGGGCGGGGGCTTCTCGGGCTCGCTAGGGCTCAAGCAGAAGTTGGGAGGGGCCAACCTGGCCCTCTCCTACCAGCTTCCCGGCGCTTCCGGCGAGGGCAACCGGGCCCGCTTCGGCCTCGAGGCGCCCCTCCCCTTGGACGAAAAATGGAGCCTCAACCTGAACGCCGGGTACGAGCGCAGCCTCTCCACCGGGGCCGATGGGAGTGCCTTCGGCCTGGCCGCCCGCTACCAGAGCGGGGAGTTTTCCGCCACCGCGGGAAGCGAAGTGGCCTTCCAAAACGGCCAGGCC
- a CDS encoding DUF11 domain-containing protein, which produces MRFFSTLLLALAGLAWATPAGTVIRNQAVATVEGQVYLSNPVETLVQAICVPVVSPNGTPASPALRVVASAGGTAYLPYRLRNAGNASFDFSLSWAQAAASTFSPSAVRFYLDANQNAQRDPGEPVVNSLSLAPGQEVWLVLEVVLPSPASGDLFLSPIATCGSAQDSDNYAYIQVGSGPALQLSKAVSPSRISSGEEATFDLVLRNAGNQVAAGPVVLTDRLDTPEMNGLEYVAGSAQAAKGQLEYTADGTTWTASEPASVRGVRLVLPKLEGGEEARLSFRVRAVSATPGVRTNRAEASGEGGPSRGEAALELLGSYAHYLGPYGNPRALPGGEGSLNDQQQAVGLIAGQPYCFTHTLENAGTADDSYTLQASGLPGRATGSFQSLDGSPLPDPLPLAAGTRRDFRYCLRVDAVLAGFTVELSAVSVTTGKANRTQDQVLAVLDPAGLLLGKRVSPTGTVAEGTLLTYTLRIENTLTDLGGVRVVDPLDPALEFASASDGGAFDPATRQVVWELGDLPSGLTRTLTLQARVRPGTPDDTLILNRFSLTSTLTPDPLRSNLVQNRVLSAGLLLQKSVDRSKASYGDRLTYRLEVANPSTADLEVRLVDTPPQGTQYVAGSARLYPAGGGCAGSGEGLEPTGQEGHLVWQGIALRAKERRCLSYQLRVLPGAPQELLNTAQAFGTTGAGTALASARSQARVQLEPGTFAPRGTLVGRVFLDVNRDGRYTPGLDLPLPGARVILGNGWQGLTDAEGRYAFRDLEPGVWTVMLDPASAPFSLLPHPEASGEGYRHRVTVQGLTTSDFPLEAPQGTITAARSTVLEFGPLRIEKRLVPLPRGYRVVLRLEAREALSDLTVTDPLAGGGEKVFHFPRLEGEQVLTYDVDQSALTDPQARWRYP; this is translated from the coding sequence ATGCGCTTTTTTTCGACCCTCCTCCTCGCCCTGGCCGGCCTAGCCTGGGCCACTCCGGCGGGCACGGTGATCCGCAACCAGGCGGTGGCCACGGTGGAGGGTCAGGTTTATCTTTCTAACCCGGTAGAGACCCTCGTGCAGGCGATTTGCGTGCCGGTGGTCTCCCCCAATGGCACCCCGGCCAGCCCTGCCTTGCGCGTGGTGGCCTCCGCCGGGGGTACGGCGTACCTTCCCTACCGGTTACGAAACGCTGGAAACGCCTCCTTTGATTTTTCCCTCTCCTGGGCCCAAGCCGCAGCTTCAACTTTCTCCCCCAGCGCGGTGCGCTTTTACCTGGATGCCAACCAAAACGCCCAGCGCGACCCCGGCGAGCCTGTGGTGAATAGCCTCTCGCTCGCGCCGGGCCAGGAGGTCTGGCTGGTGCTCGAGGTGGTGCTGCCCAGTCCGGCCAGCGGGGATCTATTCCTCTCGCCCATCGCCACCTGCGGCAGCGCCCAGGACAGCGACAACTACGCCTATATCCAGGTGGGGAGCGGCCCGGCTTTGCAGCTCAGCAAGGCGGTGAGCCCAAGCCGAATTTCGTCCGGCGAGGAAGCCACCTTCGACCTGGTGCTGCGCAACGCCGGCAACCAGGTCGCAGCGGGTCCGGTGGTGCTCACCGACCGGCTGGATACCCCCGAGATGAACGGGCTGGAGTACGTGGCCGGTTCCGCCCAGGCGGCCAAGGGACAGCTCGAGTACACCGCCGACGGCACTACCTGGACGGCCAGCGAACCGGCCAGCGTGCGCGGGGTGCGGCTGGTGCTGCCCAAGCTCGAGGGCGGGGAAGAAGCCCGGCTCTCCTTCCGGGTACGGGCGGTCTCGGCTACCCCGGGGGTACGCACCAACCGGGCCGAAGCCAGCGGCGAGGGGGGGCCTTCGCGGGGTGAGGCCGCGCTCGAGCTGTTGGGCAGCTACGCGCACTACCTAGGCCCCTATGGCAACCCCCGGGCCCTTCCCGGCGGCGAGGGCAGCCTCAACGACCAGCAGCAAGCGGTTGGCCTGATCGCCGGGCAGCCTTACTGCTTCACCCATACCCTGGAGAACGCCGGGACGGCCGATGACTCCTACACCCTGCAAGCCTCCGGGCTTCCCGGCAGGGCCACGGGGAGCTTCCAGAGCCTGGATGGCTCGCCCTTGCCCGACCCGCTGCCCCTGGCGGCCGGGACTCGTCGGGACTTCCGCTACTGCTTGCGGGTGGACGCGGTGCTCGCGGGGTTCACCGTGGAGTTGTCCGCCGTCTCCGTGACCACCGGCAAGGCCAACCGTACCCAGGACCAGGTGCTCGCGGTGCTCGATCCCGCCGGGCTGCTCCTGGGCAAGCGCGTGAGCCCTACCGGGACGGTGGCGGAGGGAACCCTTCTGACCTACACCCTGCGCATCGAGAACACCTTGACAGACCTGGGCGGGGTACGGGTGGTGGATCCCCTGGACCCGGCGCTGGAGTTCGCCTCGGCCTCGGATGGCGGCGCTTTTGACCCCGCCACCCGGCAGGTGGTCTGGGAGCTGGGAGATCTGCCCTCCGGCCTCACCCGCACCCTCACCCTCCAGGCCCGGGTGCGCCCAGGAACCCCCGACGACACCCTAATCCTCAACCGCTTCAGCCTGACCTCCACCCTGACCCCCGACCCGCTCCGCTCCAACCTCGTACAAAACCGGGTCTTGAGCGCGGGCTTGCTGCTGCAAAAATCGGTGGACCGCTCCAAGGCCAGCTACGGCGACCGGCTCACCTACCGCCTCGAGGTGGCCAACCCCAGCACGGCGGACCTGGAGGTGCGGTTGGTGGACACCCCACCCCAGGGAACCCAGTACGTGGCCGGCTCGGCTCGGCTCTACCCCGCCGGGGGGGGTTGCGCAGGCAGCGGGGAGGGCCTCGAGCCGACCGGGCAAGAGGGCCACCTGGTATGGCAGGGAATCGCCCTGAGGGCTAAGGAACGCCGCTGCCTGAGCTACCAGCTCCGGGTGCTCCCCGGAGCCCCCCAGGAGTTGCTAAACACCGCCCAAGCCTTCGGCACCACCGGCGCAGGGACCGCGCTGGCCAGCGCCAGGAGCCAGGCCCGGGTGCAGCTCGAGCCAGGTACCTTTGCCCCCCGGGGCACCCTGGTCGGGCGGGTGTTTTTGGACGTGAATCGCGATGGACGGTACACCCCAGGGCTCGACCTGCCCCTCCCCGGCGCCCGGGTGATCCTGGGCAACGGCTGGCAGGGGCTCACCGACGCCGAGGGGCGCTACGCCTTCCGCGACCTCGAGCCGGGGGTCTGGACGGTGATGCTCGATCCGGCCTCGGCCCCCTTCTCCCTGCTCCCCCACCCCGAGGCCAGCGGGGAGGGCTACCGCCACCGGGTTACCGTGCAGGGCCTCACCACCAGCGACTTCCCGCTCGAGGCCCCCCAGGGTACCATCACCGCAGCCCGCAGCACGGTGCTGGAGTTCGGGCCGCTGCGCATCGAAAAACGCCTCGTACCCCTGCCCCGGGGCTACCGGGTGGTGCTTAGGCTCGAGGCCCGCGAAGCGCTTTCGGATCTCACCGTTACCGATCCGCTGGCCGGCGGCGGGGAGAAGGTGTTCCACTTCCCCCGGCTTGAGGGGGAGCAGGTTCTGACCTACGACGTAGATCAGAGCGCGCTTACCGACCCGCAGGCGCGTTGGAGGTACCCTTGA
- a CDS encoding DUF11 domain-containing protein: MKRLVGILGMVLSLWFGLALAQTPAGTSIQNQASATYIDSANQPRSTTSNLVVTVVQQVYSFTITPNSTHSGSPASEANLTSPGQTRTALPGAPAYLAYTITNSGNGTDTINLSVAQGTADNFDLSAPSIVRDANCNGQPDSGEPTVTSITLAQGASACLVLQGTVPASATNGQTANVNLVGTSQGNSSVSDNDNWARVIANTAATLTLTKSASPSSSVTPGQNITYTLTGSNTGGSAAGAVTGVVTLGSTAKNGILITDVIPSGLTYVANSLSGSAGAGTVTLIYSTNGGTSWTSTQPSSGVNAVGMLIEGSGNFFPQGATYTLSFQAQVPSGAASGTSYSNSATLKFDANGNGNANDPGETVTSNTTSTTVAAAYNVQVGPYQNPLGSASGTYTAGGYTVTRSGDTQSIASANSGTAVLFRHTLRNTGNTGDSFNLSYTGQPASWSCQLVADDLSTPISGPVGPVAAGADYSFALQCNIPASYTNASATPITVKATSTGDASKSDTTTDTVSQVVSGYGVDAAHNTDGAAGGEPANPANNTRPGYNPAVNPGGSALFPFEVKNTGVNPDTYNLASTLPTGWTVSFYPDANCDGNMDTPQPAPVSSTGLINAGQTKCFIAVVTVPANATPVDVTPGTSDNVQLTVTSTTLGSVSDTLLGAVDVNAVRAFSFTPNRSGTVTSPGTIVYTHTLTNNGNQPATVSIPAYTSAYGWTYQFSTDGGSTWTSSVSGLSLPIGASANLQVRVIVPAGEPVGRSEAANLTATATYASGTATASVTDTTTVVGGDLRLNKSAVSYVGSSSTVRSSSGAQAYPGDQIVYTVVAENIGTANLTKVVVSDPIPAYTTFVSVSATTTISGTVLYSTNGTTWSTTAPSSVPAGGSVYVAVDTNGDNNITAADTMPPAAKITLTLRVQVQ, from the coding sequence ATGAAAAGACTCGTCGGCATACTCGGCATGGTGTTGTCCTTATGGTTTGGCCTGGCCCTCGCCCAGACCCCGGCGGGAACCAGCATCCAAAACCAGGCTTCGGCCACTTATATCGACTCGGCCAACCAACCCCGCAGCACCACCTCCAACCTGGTGGTGACGGTAGTGCAGCAGGTCTACAGCTTCACCATTACCCCCAACAGCACCCACTCCGGCTCCCCGGCCAGCGAGGCCAACCTGACCAGCCCCGGCCAGACCCGCACCGCGCTGCCCGGCGCCCCGGCCTACCTGGCCTACACCATAACCAACAGCGGCAACGGCACCGACACCATCAACCTTAGCGTCGCCCAGGGCACCGCCGACAACTTTGACCTCTCTGCCCCCAGCATCGTTCGCGACGCCAACTGCAACGGCCAACCCGACTCCGGCGAGCCCACCGTGACCAGCATCACCCTGGCCCAGGGGGCCTCGGCCTGCTTGGTGCTCCAGGGCACCGTTCCGGCCAGCGCCACCAACGGCCAGACCGCCAACGTCAACTTGGTCGGCACCTCGCAGGGCAACTCCAGCGTCAGCGATAACGACAACTGGGCCCGGGTCATCGCCAACACCGCTGCTACCCTGACCCTGACCAAATCGGCCAGCCCCTCCTCCAGCGTCACCCCCGGCCAGAACATCACCTACACCCTCACGGGCTCCAACACCGGCGGGAGCGCGGCGGGCGCGGTGACCGGGGTGGTCACCCTGGGCAGTACCGCCAAAAACGGCATCCTCATCACCGACGTGATCCCCAGCGGGCTCACGTACGTGGCAAACTCCCTCAGCGGCAGCGCCGGGGCCGGGACCGTCACCCTGATCTACTCCACCAACGGCGGCACCTCCTGGACCTCCACCCAGCCTAGCTCGGGGGTGAACGCGGTGGGGATGCTGATCGAAGGCAGCGGCAACTTCTTCCCCCAGGGCGCGACCTACACCCTCAGCTTCCAGGCCCAGGTTCCCTCCGGCGCTGCCAGCGGCACCTCCTACAGCAACTCCGCCACCCTCAAATTCGACGCCAACGGCAACGGCAACGCGAACGACCCTGGGGAGACCGTCACCTCCAACACCACCAGCACCACCGTAGCCGCCGCCTATAACGTCCAGGTAGGCCCCTACCAGAACCCTCTGGGCAGCGCTTCCGGCACCTATACCGCCGGCGGCTACACCGTGACGCGCAGCGGGGACACCCAGAGCATCGCCTCCGCCAACAGCGGCACCGCGGTCCTCTTCCGCCACACCCTGCGCAACACCGGAAACACCGGCGACAGCTTCAACCTTTCCTACACCGGCCAGCCCGCAAGCTGGAGCTGCCAGCTGGTGGCCGACGACCTCAGCACGCCCATCTCCGGCCCGGTGGGCCCGGTGGCCGCCGGGGCCGACTACAGCTTCGCCCTGCAGTGCAACATCCCCGCCAGCTACACCAACGCCAGCGCGACCCCCATCACGGTGAAGGCCACCAGCACGGGCGATGCCTCCAAGTCGGACACCACCACCGATACCGTAAGCCAGGTGGTCTCCGGCTACGGCGTGGATGCCGCCCACAACACCGACGGGGCCGCGGGTGGCGAACCGGCTAACCCGGCCAACAACACCCGCCCCGGCTACAACCCGGCGGTGAACCCCGGCGGCAGCGCCCTCTTCCCCTTCGAGGTGAAAAACACCGGCGTCAACCCCGACACCTACAACCTCGCCAGCACCCTGCCTACGGGCTGGACGGTCAGCTTCTACCCCGACGCCAACTGCGACGGCAACATGGACACCCCCCAGCCGGCCCCTGTCAGCAGCACCGGGCTGATCAACGCCGGCCAGACCAAGTGCTTCATCGCCGTGGTGACCGTTCCCGCGAACGCCACCCCGGTGGACGTAACCCCCGGGACCAGCGACAACGTGCAGCTCACCGTCACCAGCACCACCTTGGGCAGCGTCTCCGATACCCTCCTGGGCGCGGTGGACGTGAACGCGGTGCGGGCCTTCTCCTTCACCCCCAACCGCTCCGGCACCGTGACCAGCCCCGGCACCATCGTCTACACCCACACCCTCACCAACAACGGCAACCAACCGGCCACGGTGAGCATCCCGGCCTACACCAGCGCCTACGGCTGGACCTACCAGTTCTCCACCGACGGCGGTAGCACCTGGACCTCGAGCGTGAGCGGGCTCTCCCTCCCCATCGGGGCCAGCGCCAACCTGCAGGTGCGGGTGATCGTCCCGGCGGGCGAGCCCGTGGGCCGCAGCGAGGCCGCCAACCTCACCGCCACCGCCACCTACGCCAGCGGCACGGCTACGGCCAGCGTCACCGACACCACCACCGTCGTGGGCGGCGACCTGCGCCTCAACAAGAGCGCGGTGAGCTACGTGGGCTCGAGCTCCACCGTGCGCTCGAGTAGCGGCGCCCAGGCCTACCCCGGCGACCAGATCGTCTACACCGTGGTGGCCGAGAACATCGGCACCGCCAACCTGACCAAGGTGGTGGTCTCCGACCCCATTCCCGCCTACACCACCTTTGTCTCGGTGAGCGCGACCACCACCATCTCCGGCACGGTGCTCTACTCCACCAACGGCACCACCTGGTCCACCACGGCTCCCTCCAGCGTGCCCGCGGGCGGTAGCGTCTACGTGGCGGTGGATACCAACGGCGATAACAACATTACCGCAGCCGACACCATGCCCCCCGCCGCCAAGATCACCCTGACCCTGCGGGTGCAGGTACAGTAA